In Armatimonadota bacterium, the genomic stretch TGGATGGCGGTCGAAAAAGGTGCATTTGTGGTCGACAACGGCGATGATTTCCGTATGGACCCGCGCGTGCCTCTGGTAGTGCCTGAAGTGAATGGTGATGCCATTGCAAAACATCAGGGATTTGTCTCCAACCCAAACTGCAGCACCATTCAGATGGTTCATGCTCTTGCTCCGCTGCATAAGATAGCCAACATGAAGCGTATAGTCGTTTCCACATACCAGTCCGTTTCAGGCAGTGGCAGTTCTGCGATCAAAGAGCTCAAGCAGCAGGCCAAGGAATATGCTGAGGGCAAACAGATCACTCACGATGTCTACCCGGCTCAGATATTTGCGAACCTGATCCCTCAGATAAGCACTCTGAGAGATGATTTCGACGGCTACTTCGGCGAAGAGATCAAGATGATCAAAGAGACCCGCAAGATTTTCGGTATTGAGGACCTGGCGGTCTCAGCCACATGTGTTCGCGTGCCCGTCTTTAGAGCGCACTCAGAGACGGTGAACGTAGAGTTCGAAAAGCCCATTACAGCCGACCAGGCGCGTAAGGCTCTGGCCGATTGGCCGGGAATAGAAGTAATCGATGATCCGGCTGCGGGCCGCTTCCCGATGCCGCTCTTTGCTGAGGGCACCGATCCGACCTACGTCGGCCGCATTCGCCAGGACTCCTGCAATCCGAACACGCTGGATATGTGGGTCGTTGCGGATAACATTCGCAAAGGCGCCGCTTTGAATGCTGTCCAGATCGCTGAGATGGCTATCGAGCGGGGATATGTGAAGGGCAAATAGGAAATAACGTAACAGGTAATAGGCGGCAATATCTGCTGCCTATTGCTTGTTAGTCGGTGAAATAGTTTACTGAGGATGGCCAGGTCAGGATGATGGCAAAAATGATATACTGAGCGATGCCGACAAGCATGGTGAGTCGAAATCCATTGAACAAAGCCAGCAAGATCATCACCGGCATGAAACCGATATACAATAGTCGCGCCCAATTGCGGCCGTTTAGCATTCCTATTCCACATGCAAGCGAAAGTCCGGCATTTACCAGAACAATGAACACGAGAGCAGGGATCGAGCGGGATGTCTCAGCTATAACATCCCGCGTTATTGGTGATGTGAAGAGCATCACTATCCATAGGAGACTGAAGAAGGCTCCGATCAACAGAAAAATGGCCACAACACTGACCCCTATGGGTTGAGGCGATGATGTCATGTTATCCACCTTGTTTGCGTCTGGTCTCGCCGGTCAATGATAGATACCGTCCATAAACGCAGCCCGAAACGTAGCAGTTAACATGTGAAACGTGATATACTTTGCCATGATAGACTGAGTATATCCCGGTCCGAGGTGAATGCGATGTTCGTAATATACGGCTCATACATAAAACCAATTGAAGAAGTCGAGCGCGTTTTACCTTCGCACCTGGCATATTTAGACAAGCTTAACGAAGAAGGCATTCTCATCTGTTCGGGTCCGATGAAACCGCGGACCGGCGGAGTCATAATATTCGATCTGGATTCGAGAGACAAGATAGATGAGATACTTAAAAATGATCCGTTCTATATTAAGCGCATCGTAGACTATACGATAATCGAGTTTACTCCCACAAAGGCTGCTGCCGATCTCGGCCGACTCAAAAAACTAAGTTAGAAAAGGAATTTGAATAAAGCAACAAGTATGGACTCACAAAAACTGCAGATAATCCCCCTTGGCGGTGTCATGGAAATAGGAAAGAACATGACCGCTTACCAATATAACGATCAGATATTGATCGTTGACGCAGGCCTGATGTTCCCCGACGAGGATATGCTCGGGGTCGATATAGTAATCCCCGATATCACATTTCTTGAGGAGAACGCGGAGAAAGTCCTGGGTATTGTGCTCACACACGGCCATGAGGACCACATCGGCGCGCTGCCGTATGTGCTTCGCCGATTGGACGTGCCTGTATGGGGGACGCCTCTCACCCTGGGGTTTGTATCTAATAAACTACGCGAGCATCACCTCGATGATGTTGCACGGCTCTACGAAGTCCAGTCCGGCGATACTATCGAAATAGGTGAGTTTACTGTGGAGTTCGTTCGAGTATCTCACAGCATTCCCGATGCCTCAGGAATGGTGATCAAGACTCCAGTGGGCACAATTGTCCAGAGCAGCGATTTCAAGTTCGACCAGACCCCGATAGACGGTCAGCTTGCCGATGTCAGCCGTCTGGCTAAGGTCGGTGAAGAGGGCGTGCTAGCGTTTTTGTGCGACTCGACCAATGTTGAGAAGCCTGGCTTTACCCCCAGCG encodes the following:
- a CDS encoding aspartate-semialdehyde dehydrogenase translates to MSKYKVAVVGAGAVGEEMVKVLRGRNFPMSDLVILARSSRKQTIDGDEYQVKETTAEAFDGIDIAFFAGTEGAKGASQVFGWMAVEKGAFVVDNGDDFRMDPRVPLVVPEVNGDAIAKHQGFVSNPNCSTIQMVHALAPLHKIANMKRIVVSTYQSVSGSGSSAIKELKQQAKEYAEGKQITHDVYPAQIFANLIPQISTLRDDFDGYFGEEIKMIKETRKIFGIEDLAVSATCVRVPVFRAHSETVNVEFEKPITADQARKALADWPGIEVIDDPAAGRFPMPLFAEGTDPTYVGRIRQDSCNPNTLDMWVVADNIRKGAALNAVQIAEMAIERGYVKGK
- a CDS encoding YciI family protein, translating into MKRDILCHDRLSISRSEVNAMFVIYGSYIKPIEEVERVLPSHLAYLDKLNEEGILICSGPMKPRTGGVIIFDLDSRDKIDEILKNDPFYIKRIVDYTIIEFTPTKAAADLGRLKKLS